Sequence from the Miscanthus floridulus cultivar M001 chromosome 16, ASM1932011v1, whole genome shotgun sequence genome:
TGTCTTCGTCTGTTCGTCGTCACTCGATCGACAGTTGAGGAGTGTTTAGATGGCACGTACGTGTTGACATGTACAACCGGGAGCAGCCGACGCCGCCGCAGgcccagcagcagctcatggcGCCGCCGCGGATGTCCTTCTCCAGCGACTTCGcgctggagccgccgccgccaccgaggcCGCCGGGCCACGCGGACGCGGACTTCGAGTTCTCGGCGGCGGGCAGGCGGCCCATGATGGACGCGGACCAGCTCTTCTCCAAGGGCCGCATCCTGCCGCTGCGGGAGGCCACGCCGCGGCTACCGACGACCCTGCGCGACGAGCTGCGCGCGGCGCCGGACGCCGCCGACCACGGCCGCCGCGGGCCTGCACGGTGGAAGGAGCTGCTGGGGCTGAAGACTCAAAGCATACGCGAGGCTGcggcgcgtaaagttacgcgAACGAGGGAGATTTTTTCC
This genomic interval carries:
- the LOC136511409 gene encoding uncharacterized protein, with the translated sequence MYNREQPTPPQAQQQLMAPPRMSFSSDFALEPPPPPRPPGHADADFEFSAAGRRPMMDADQLFSKGRILPLREATPRLPTTLRDELRAAPDAADHGRRGPARWKELLGLKTQSIREAAARKVTRTREIFSNS